The Alloyangia pacifica DNA segment GAGAACGGTGTCGACGACCCGGCACTCCTCGATCAGATGCTGCCGGTCGCGGCTGTCGCGCGCAAAGCGCGACACTTCCCGCGCCGCGACCGCACCGACCTTGCCCAGGCAGACCTCGGCGACCATCCGGTCGAAGTCCGCCCGCGCAACGCCGCCCGCCGCGGACCGGCCAAGGTCGTCGTCGATCGTCTCGATGCAGGACCAGCCGAGCGTCGCCAGCCGGTCGCGCATCGCATATTGCAGAGCGCCGCTCTCGCGGTTGTGCAGCACCTGGTGGGCGGAGGACTGTCGCACGTAGAGGATCGCCGTGCGCTCCAGGTGGTGCGAACTGATCTTCTCATGCTTCATGTCGTGATTCCGTCCGGCGAGGCGCCTGAGCGCCGGCGGCGTGGTCGAGGATCGGGCGGGTCATCAGTTCGGTCAGCGTTACCCGCGCCACCTCCGGCAACGTCTGCCAGTGCGGCGCCGGGACCAGATCGGAGTCGCTGGGGCGAGTGAACAACTCGAGCTGTTGTGGTGCTGGGCGGCGTGGCATCGGCATCTCCCGGAATCGCCTGTTGGGAGCTTGATGTTGCGCTCGAATCTGGCATTTGCGATGCGCCATCACGAACGCCGGCCGCATCGTGCAGCAATGCCGCCAGAGCTCGCAAAGCCGCCACTGAGGCAACCGGTGTCACCGCAACTTGCCAGCACTGGCAGGCCGCTCGATCGAACATCCAGACGGGAACCTCCAGCCGTCGGTCCGACGAGATACCGCTCAGGCTACAGCGAAACGCAACCCAGCCTGCC contains these protein-coding regions:
- a CDS encoding recombinase family protein, producing MKHEKISSHHLERTAILYVRQSSAHQVLHNRESGALQYAMRDRLATLGWSCIETIDDDLGRSAAGGVARADFDRMVAEVCLGKVGAVAAREVSRFARDSRDRQHLIEECRVVDTVLVDQEAVYAPLQGNDRLRLGLKGSLNEYELDLLRQRSLSARYEKARRGELIVAAPVGFVKAGDRLEKDPDRRVQEAITLVFDKWPSSAAPGRPCSGSWSTGWTCPQDTPMAT